The following coding sequences are from one Pocillopora verrucosa isolate sample1 chromosome 5, ASM3666991v2, whole genome shotgun sequence window:
- the LOC136280877 gene encoding uncharacterized protein isoform X3, whose amino-acid sequence MINDYKSSTRYRRREETKNILEFIHGGFEASLYGAWDFLAANASNETMTKLMSSYKRGRFLQGIFERAINDFQKSEEVLKQSVALKYQSYLSRRKYNFVCKTQSSFFNAEKEVWLPRNIKCLGVDLRLPKLSFSDDNVDKFVKSLDIGHVTQIPGVSGVSRTVTGLVFMIIDLHLRVPHLSRKLVWFNENENHFIFQFSDDGAPETNELTMSIGSMVCWNFGDQVRSRDFQYLLHCVSVKEKDQIMHDLWKQHTEEMKMLEGNVLTVCDKECTVEFQPGADMSWQSWAANELNQAATYPSPYANVHKGNMNTMGGSIGVGKDDTWKPYTMEMRTSNTEKVNNFIASLPPNLSEKNKNSRKLQFMAENGIRQLGLPRIGHFADKLRPEPMHCEINAWQHYIDLLYLEAVRRGKFDPFVSALAAPIGNRDGDVKEGQPQKTLLRVSDIDSVGERARKQEMLQKSEEDLKQYLQKTGFPHVRHATGKGGCGLGYLASRVKEHFSDETNRYNKLPVRLIGNQAIALARYYYRLVDTLENEDETEAQTIQRLALSKIVLMSQHGQLDMPFPIMQICCLQGMGWAMALSLCRLKRPNILV is encoded by the exons ATGATTAATGATTATAAGTCGAGCACTAGATATAGGAGAAGGgaagaaactaaaaacattttagAATTTATTCATGGGGGTTTTGAAGCTTCATTGTATGGGGCATGGGATTTTTTGGCTGCCAATGCAAGTAATGAAACCATGACCAAATTAATGAGTAGTTATAAGAGGGGCCGATTTCTTCAGGGTATTTTTGAGAGAGCCATTAATGATTTTCAGAAGTCAGAAGAAGTACTGAAACAGTCTGTGGCACTTAAATATCAGAGTTATTTGTCTAGAAGAAAGTATAATTTTGTCTGTAAAAcacaaagttcattttttaatgcTGAAAAAGAAGTCTGGCTGCCACGTAACATTAAATGTCTTGGAGTTGACTTAAGGTTACCCAAGCTCAGCTTCTCAGATGACAATGTTGACAAGTTTGTGAAAAGTTTAGACATTGGTCATGTCACACAGATCCCAGGGGTATCAGGTGTTTCTCGCACAGTCACTGGCCTGGTGTTTATGATTATTGACTTACACTTGAGAGTTCCCCATCTTTCTCGTAAACTTGTCTGgttcaatgaaaatgaaaatcattttatttttcagttctcaGATGATGGAGCTCCTGAAACAAATGAGCTGACAATGTCAATAGGAAGTATGGTTTGCTGGAACTTTGGAGATCAGGTACGAAGTAGGGACTTCCAGTACCTCCTCCACTGTGTAAGTGTAAAAGAGAAAGATCAAATAATGCATGACCTCTGGAAGCAGCACACTGAAGAGATGAAAATGTTGGAAGGTAATGTTTTGACCGTTTGTGATAAGGAGTGCACTGTTGAATTTCAGCCAGGAGCAGACATGTCCTGGCAGAGCTGGGCTGCCAATGAACTCAACCAGGCAGCTACATATCCTTCCCCATATGCAAATGTTCATAAAGGAAACATGAACACTATGGGGGGTAGTATTGGAGTGGGTAAAGATGACACCTGGAAGCCTTACACTATGGAAATGAGAACCTCTAATACTGAGAAGGTAAACAATTTTATCGCCTCTCTTCCCCCAaacctttcagaaaaaaataaaaattccagaAAGTTGCAGTTTATGGCTGAAAATGGCATCCGACAGTTAGGTCTACCAAGGATTGGGCATTTTGCAGACAAGTTAAGGCCAGAACCCATGCACTGTGAGATCAATGCCTGGCAGCATTATATTGATCTCCTATATTTAGAGGCAGTAAGAAGAGGAAAGTTTGATCCTTTTGTTTCTGCCCTGGCAGCACCTATAGGGAATAGAGATGGAGATGTTAAGGAGGGACAACCCCAAAAGACTCTTTTGAGGGTTTCTGATATAGACAGTGTTGGGGAGCGTGCCAGAAAGCAAGAAATGTTGCAGAAATCAGAGGAGGACCTAAAACAATACCTGCAGAAGACAGGTTTTCCTCATGTAAGGCATGCAACAGGTAAGGGGGGGTGTGGACTGGGATACTTGGCTTCAAGAGTAAAAGAACATTTTAGTGATGAAACTAACAGGTATAACAAATTACCAGTTAGGCTTATTGGCAATCAAGCTATTGCATTGGCTCGATATTACTACCGTTTAGTTGACACTttagaaaatgaagatgaaacagaGGCACAAACAATCCAACGACTGGCTCTTAGCAAGATAG TGTTAATGTCACAACATGGACAATTGGATATGCCATTCCCTATCATGCAAATTTGCTGTTTACAAGGTATGGGGTGGGCTATGGCATTGTCTCTTTGCAGGCTAAAGAGGCCAAACATTCTGGTGTGA
- the LOC136280877 gene encoding uncharacterized protein isoform X2: MINDYKSSTRYRRREETKNILEFIHGGFEASLYGAWDFLAANASNETMTKLMSSYKRGRFLQGIFERAINDFQKSEEVLKQSVALKYQSYLSRRKYNFVCKTQSSFFNAEKEVWLPRNIKCLGVDLRLPKLSFSDDNVDKFVKSLDIGHVTQIPGVSGVSRTVTGLVFMIIDLHLRVPHLSRKLVWFNENENHFIFQFSDDGAPETNELTMSIGSMVCWNFGDQVRSRDFQYLLHCVSVKEKDQIMHDLWKQHTEEMKMLEGNVLTVCDKECTVEFQPGADMSWQSWAANELNQAATYPSPYANVHKGNMNTMGGSIGVGKDDTWKPYTMEMRTSNTEKVNNFIASLPPNLSEKNKNSRKLQFMAENGIRQLGLPRIGHFADKLRPEPMHCEINAWQHYIDLLYLEAVRRGKFDPFVSALAAPIGNRDGDVKEGQPQKTLLRVSDIDSVGERARKQEMLQKSEEDLKQYLQKTGFPHVRHATGKGGCGLGYLASRVKEHFSDETNRYNKLPVRLIGNQAIALARYYYRLVDTLENEDETEAQTIQRLALSKIGEYLRNAGGLFNRIETNSAQVAELKEMCSMYFNLMSLFFSSSVNVTTWTIGYAIPYHANLLFTRYGVGYGIVSLQAKEAKHSGVKEDLTLTNQPNFCNATELKKVAIQPTLMTVPSLKEALRSRGLSTAGTKEILIKRLEGALAGEG; the protein is encoded by the exons ATGATTAATGATTATAAGTCGAGCACTAGATATAGGAGAAGGgaagaaactaaaaacattttagAATTTATTCATGGGGGTTTTGAAGCTTCATTGTATGGGGCATGGGATTTTTTGGCTGCCAATGCAAGTAATGAAACCATGACCAAATTAATGAGTAGTTATAAGAGGGGCCGATTTCTTCAGGGTATTTTTGAGAGAGCCATTAATGATTTTCAGAAGTCAGAAGAAGTACTGAAACAGTCTGTGGCACTTAAATATCAGAGTTATTTGTCTAGAAGAAAGTATAATTTTGTCTGTAAAAcacaaagttcattttttaatgcTGAAAAAGAAGTCTGGCTGCCACGTAACATTAAATGTCTTGGAGTTGACTTAAGGTTACCCAAGCTCAGCTTCTCAGATGACAATGTTGACAAGTTTGTGAAAAGTTTAGACATTGGTCATGTCACACAGATCCCAGGGGTATCAGGTGTTTCTCGCACAGTCACTGGCCTGGTGTTTATGATTATTGACTTACACTTGAGAGTTCCCCATCTTTCTCGTAAACTTGTCTGgttcaatgaaaatgaaaatcattttatttttcagttctcaGATGATGGAGCTCCTGAAACAAATGAGCTGACAATGTCAATAGGAAGTATGGTTTGCTGGAACTTTGGAGATCAGGTACGAAGTAGGGACTTCCAGTACCTCCTCCACTGTGTAAGTGTAAAAGAGAAAGATCAAATAATGCATGACCTCTGGAAGCAGCACACTGAAGAGATGAAAATGTTGGAAGGTAATGTTTTGACCGTTTGTGATAAGGAGTGCACTGTTGAATTTCAGCCAGGAGCAGACATGTCCTGGCAGAGCTGGGCTGCCAATGAACTCAACCAGGCAGCTACATATCCTTCCCCATATGCAAATGTTCATAAAGGAAACATGAACACTATGGGGGGTAGTATTGGAGTGGGTAAAGATGACACCTGGAAGCCTTACACTATGGAAATGAGAACCTCTAATACTGAGAAGGTAAACAATTTTATCGCCTCTCTTCCCCCAaacctttcagaaaaaaataaaaattccagaAAGTTGCAGTTTATGGCTGAAAATGGCATCCGACAGTTAGGTCTACCAAGGATTGGGCATTTTGCAGACAAGTTAAGGCCAGAACCCATGCACTGTGAGATCAATGCCTGGCAGCATTATATTGATCTCCTATATTTAGAGGCAGTAAGAAGAGGAAAGTTTGATCCTTTTGTTTCTGCCCTGGCAGCACCTATAGGGAATAGAGATGGAGATGTTAAGGAGGGACAACCCCAAAAGACTCTTTTGAGGGTTTCTGATATAGACAGTGTTGGGGAGCGTGCCAGAAAGCAAGAAATGTTGCAGAAATCAGAGGAGGACCTAAAACAATACCTGCAGAAGACAGGTTTTCCTCATGTAAGGCATGCAACAGGTAAGGGGGGGTGTGGACTGGGATACTTGGCTTCAAGAGTAAAAGAACATTTTAGTGATGAAACTAACAGGTATAACAAATTACCAGTTAGGCTTATTGGCAATCAAGCTATTGCATTGGCTCGATATTACTACCGTTTAGTTGACACTttagaaaatgaagatgaaacagaGGCACAAACAATCCAACGACTGGCTCTTAGCAAGATAGGTGAGTATCTGAGGAATGCTGGGGGGCTTTTTAATAGAATAGAGACCAATTCTGCTCAGGTTgcagaactgaaagaaatgtgTAGTATGTATTTTAACctgatgtctttgtttttttcatccagTGTTAATGTCACAACATGGACAATTGGATATGCCATTCCCTATCATGCAAATTTGCTGTTTACAAGGTATGGGGTGGGCTATGGCATTGTCTCTTTGCAGGCTAAAGAGGCCAAACATTCTGGTGTGAAGGAAGATTTGACCTTAACTAACCAGCCAAAT TTCTGCAATGCCACTGAGCTTAAAAAGGTAGCTATACAGCCAACTTTGATGACAGTACCTAGTTTAAAGGAAGCTTTACGAAGTAGAGGATTAAGCACTGCAGGTACTAAGGAAATTCTAATTAAGCGCCTTGAAGGTGCATTGGCTGGGGAGGGgtag
- the LOC136280877 gene encoding uncharacterized protein isoform X1 has product MINDYKSSTRYRRREETKNILEFIHGGFEASLYGAWDFLAANASNETMTKLMSSYKRGRFLQGIFERAINDFQKSEEVLKQSVALKYQSYLSRRKYNFVCKTQSSFFNAEKEVWLPRNIKCLGVDLRLPKLSFSDDNVDKFVKSLDIGHVTQIPGVSGVSRTVTGLVFMIIDLHLRVPHLSRKLVWFNENENHFIFQFSDDGAPETNELTMSIGSMVCWNFGDQVRSRDFQYLLHCVSVKEKDQIMHDLWKQHTEEMKMLEGNVLTVCDKECTVEFQPGADMSWQSWAANELNQAATYPSPYANVHKGNMNTMGGSIGVGKDDTWKPYTMEMRTSNTEKVNNFIASLPPNLSEKNKNSRKLQFMAENGIRQLGLPRIGHFADKLRPEPMHCEINAWQHYIDLLYLEAVRRGKFDPFVSALAAPIGNRDGDVKEGQPQKTLLRVSDIDSVGERARKQEMLQKSEEDLKQYLQKTGFPHVRHATGKGGCGLGYLASRVKEHFSDETNRYNKLPVRLIGNQAIALARYYYRLVDTLENEDETEAQTIQRLALSKIGEYLRNAGGLFNRIETNSAQVAELKEMCSMYFNLMSLFFSSSVNVTTWTIGYAIPYHANLLFTRYGVGYGIVSLQAKEAKHSGVKEDLTLTNQPNVSTATGKWWQVMRSNYVRSFYLPEHQPMPSSYISHYQSRSPPHCHQSNVCNCGRNKENDLLSCQVCFSSINLVTCASSRGLTESVLCALKPVVCKQCNTRFADNLSLLSHLKFCNATELKKVAIQPTLMTVPSLKEALRSRGLSTAGTKEILIKRLEGALAGEG; this is encoded by the coding sequence ATGATTAATGATTATAAGTCGAGCACTAGATATAGGAGAAGGgaagaaactaaaaacattttagAATTTATTCATGGGGGTTTTGAAGCTTCATTGTATGGGGCATGGGATTTTTTGGCTGCCAATGCAAGTAATGAAACCATGACCAAATTAATGAGTAGTTATAAGAGGGGCCGATTTCTTCAGGGTATTTTTGAGAGAGCCATTAATGATTTTCAGAAGTCAGAAGAAGTACTGAAACAGTCTGTGGCACTTAAATATCAGAGTTATTTGTCTAGAAGAAAGTATAATTTTGTCTGTAAAAcacaaagttcattttttaatgcTGAAAAAGAAGTCTGGCTGCCACGTAACATTAAATGTCTTGGAGTTGACTTAAGGTTACCCAAGCTCAGCTTCTCAGATGACAATGTTGACAAGTTTGTGAAAAGTTTAGACATTGGTCATGTCACACAGATCCCAGGGGTATCAGGTGTTTCTCGCACAGTCACTGGCCTGGTGTTTATGATTATTGACTTACACTTGAGAGTTCCCCATCTTTCTCGTAAACTTGTCTGgttcaatgaaaatgaaaatcattttatttttcagttctcaGATGATGGAGCTCCTGAAACAAATGAGCTGACAATGTCAATAGGAAGTATGGTTTGCTGGAACTTTGGAGATCAGGTACGAAGTAGGGACTTCCAGTACCTCCTCCACTGTGTAAGTGTAAAAGAGAAAGATCAAATAATGCATGACCTCTGGAAGCAGCACACTGAAGAGATGAAAATGTTGGAAGGTAATGTTTTGACCGTTTGTGATAAGGAGTGCACTGTTGAATTTCAGCCAGGAGCAGACATGTCCTGGCAGAGCTGGGCTGCCAATGAACTCAACCAGGCAGCTACATATCCTTCCCCATATGCAAATGTTCATAAAGGAAACATGAACACTATGGGGGGTAGTATTGGAGTGGGTAAAGATGACACCTGGAAGCCTTACACTATGGAAATGAGAACCTCTAATACTGAGAAGGTAAACAATTTTATCGCCTCTCTTCCCCCAaacctttcagaaaaaaataaaaattccagaAAGTTGCAGTTTATGGCTGAAAATGGCATCCGACAGTTAGGTCTACCAAGGATTGGGCATTTTGCAGACAAGTTAAGGCCAGAACCCATGCACTGTGAGATCAATGCCTGGCAGCATTATATTGATCTCCTATATTTAGAGGCAGTAAGAAGAGGAAAGTTTGATCCTTTTGTTTCTGCCCTGGCAGCACCTATAGGGAATAGAGATGGAGATGTTAAGGAGGGACAACCCCAAAAGACTCTTTTGAGGGTTTCTGATATAGACAGTGTTGGGGAGCGTGCCAGAAAGCAAGAAATGTTGCAGAAATCAGAGGAGGACCTAAAACAATACCTGCAGAAGACAGGTTTTCCTCATGTAAGGCATGCAACAGGTAAGGGGGGGTGTGGACTGGGATACTTGGCTTCAAGAGTAAAAGAACATTTTAGTGATGAAACTAACAGGTATAACAAATTACCAGTTAGGCTTATTGGCAATCAAGCTATTGCATTGGCTCGATATTACTACCGTTTAGTTGACACTttagaaaatgaagatgaaacagaGGCACAAACAATCCAACGACTGGCTCTTAGCAAGATAGGTGAGTATCTGAGGAATGCTGGGGGGCTTTTTAATAGAATAGAGACCAATTCTGCTCAGGTTgcagaactgaaagaaatgtgTAGTATGTATTTTAACctgatgtctttgtttttttcatccagTGTTAATGTCACAACATGGACAATTGGATATGCCATTCCCTATCATGCAAATTTGCTGTTTACAAGGTATGGGGTGGGCTATGGCATTGTCTCTTTGCAGGCTAAAGAGGCCAAACATTCTGGTGTGAAGGAAGATTTGACCTTAACTAACCAGCCAAATGTAAGTACTGCCACTGGTAAATGGTGGCAAGTAATGCGAAGTAATTATGTTCGCTCATTTTACCTCCCAGAACATCAACCAATGCCCTCTTCTTATATCTCACACTACCAATCACGTTCTCCACCACACTGTCACCAATCAAATGTTTGTAATTGTggtagaaataaagaaaacgatttACTCAGTTGTCAAGTTTGTTTCTCCAGTATTAACCTTGTGACTTGTGCGAGCAGCAGAGGTCTGACAGAATCAGTGTTGTGTGCACTAAAACCTGTTGTCTGTAAACAGTGCAATACTCGCTTTGCTGATAACCTGTCATTATTGTCTCATTTAAAGTTCTGCAATGCCACTGAGCTTAAAAAGGTAGCTATACAGCCAACTTTGATGACAGTACCTAGTTTAAAGGAAGCTTTACGAAGTAGAGGATTAAGCACTGCAGGTACTAAGGAAATTCTAATTAAGCGCCTTGAAGGTGCATTGGCTGGGGAGGGgtag